One genomic window of Actinoplanes lobatus includes the following:
- a CDS encoding Gfo/Idh/MocA family protein, protein MTSHVPDEPIGVAVIGAGYWGPNLVRNFQGSPAFHLRWLCDLDVDRARKVLGGYSTVGVSADLDEVLADPGVHAVAIATPAGTHLPVALAALRAGKHVLVEKPLAATFEEGRQLVDEADRRGLTLMCDHTYCYTPAVLRIRDLLAAGELGELHFLDSVRINLGLVQRDIDVVWDLAPHDLSILDFVLPPEVRPIAVAAHGADGIGAGRACVAYLTLQLSNGAIAHIHVNWLSPVKVRTAIFGGSKRTLVWDDLNPSQRLSIYDRGVDVASPEELGDEQRRDILVSYRSGDMVAPALTEREALRTMVEEYARAITTGTPALTDGRSGLRVLELLQAASRSLAEGGTMIKLSEGHTA, encoded by the coding sequence GTGACCTCTCACGTGCCCGACGAGCCCATCGGCGTGGCCGTCATCGGGGCCGGCTACTGGGGCCCCAACCTCGTCCGCAACTTCCAGGGCAGCCCCGCCTTCCACCTGCGGTGGCTCTGCGACCTCGACGTCGATCGGGCCCGGAAGGTGCTCGGTGGCTACTCCACCGTCGGAGTCTCCGCCGACCTCGACGAGGTTCTCGCCGACCCGGGCGTGCACGCCGTCGCCATCGCCACCCCGGCCGGCACCCACCTGCCCGTCGCCCTGGCCGCGCTGCGCGCCGGCAAGCACGTGCTCGTGGAGAAGCCGCTCGCGGCCACCTTCGAGGAGGGCCGGCAGCTGGTCGACGAGGCCGACCGGCGCGGGCTCACCCTGATGTGCGACCACACCTACTGCTACACCCCGGCCGTGCTGCGCATCCGCGACCTGCTGGCCGCCGGCGAGCTGGGCGAGCTGCACTTCCTCGACTCGGTGCGGATCAATCTGGGCCTGGTGCAGCGCGACATCGACGTGGTGTGGGACCTGGCGCCACACGACCTGTCGATCCTCGACTTCGTGCTGCCGCCCGAGGTCCGGCCGATCGCGGTGGCGGCGCACGGCGCGGACGGGATCGGCGCCGGGCGGGCCTGCGTGGCGTACCTGACGTTGCAGCTCAGCAACGGGGCGATCGCGCACATCCACGTCAACTGGCTGTCCCCGGTGAAGGTGCGCACCGCGATCTTCGGCGGGTCGAAGCGGACCCTGGTGTGGGACGACCTGAACCCCAGCCAGCGGCTGTCGATCTACGACCGCGGGGTGGACGTGGCGTCCCCCGAGGAGCTCGGGGACGAGCAGCGGCGGGACATCCTCGTGTCGTACCGGTCCGGCGACATGGTCGCGCCCGCGCTCACCGAGCGGGAGGCGCTGCGAACCATGGTCGAGGAGTACGCGCGGGCCATCACCACCGGCACTCCCGCACTGACCGACGGCCGGTCCGGGCTGCGGGTGCTGGAGCTCCTCCAGGCGGCCTCACGCAGCCTGGCCGAGGGCGGAACCATGATCAAGCTGAGCGAAGGGCACACGGCGTGA